One genomic segment of Methanobacteriaceae archaeon includes these proteins:
- a CDS encoding signal peptidase I: MGREIISYVIIILVGIVLAQHLNVVVSGSMEPVFYRGDVVVIEKSNFLGIQEINPSNLKVGDIIIYQANWFPEPVIHRIISIQKGSDGKTYYVTKGDNNPRPDPSLVSAEQVQAKVISLGNQPLVIPKIGFITLWIRGL, encoded by the coding sequence ATGGGCCGGGAAATAATCAGTTATGTGATTATAATACTGGTGGGGATTGTGCTGGCCCAGCATTTGAATGTAGTAGTGTCCGGAAGCATGGAACCCGTCTTCTACCGGGGCGATGTGGTGGTAATTGAGAAAAGTAACTTCCTTGGCATTCAGGAGATAAACCCATCCAACCTTAAAGTGGGAGACATTATAATTTACCAAGCTAATTGGTTTCCAGAGCCAGTTATACACCGCATAATTAGTATTCAGAAAGGATCAGATGGGAAAACATATTATGTGACCAAAGGAGATAACAATCCCCGTCCGGATCCCAGCCTGGTTTCAGCAGAACAGGTTCAGGCCAAAGTAATTAGTCTGGGGAATCAACCTCTGGTGATACCAAAAATTGGATTTATCACCCTCTGGATTCGTGGACTATAA
- the ilvD gene encoding dihydroxy-acid dehydratase — MRSDKIKKGMQRAPHRSLLRACGVTDAEMGRPFIGVANSFTDIVPGHIHLKQIAEAVKLGISQAGGVPFEFNTMAICDGIAMNHEGMRYSLASRELVADTVESMVQAHSLDALVLIPTCDKIVPGMLMAAARLDIPSIMVTGGPMLPGEYKGEAVDLINVFEAVGKVSAGKMSEEELGELERCACPGAGSCAGLFTANSMACLTEAMGMSLPYCATTHAVDSKKIHLARESGGKIMELLEKDITPSMIMTQEAFSNAVVVDLALGGSTNTALHLPAIAHELKDKGVEVSLDLFDKLSKEIPHLASISPSGKHSMLDLDNAGGIPAVLKVLGDKIMGDALTCTGNTLQENIASSPVRDSTVIRPLNNPVHQEGGIAILKGSLAPDGSVVKQAAVKEDILTHEGPAKVFNSEEECVEAIFQGKIQEGDVLVIRYEGPRGGPGMREMLNPTSAISGIGLESVALITDGRFSGGTRGPCIGHVSPEAMANGPIAVVNDGDIIKIDIPQRKLELLVETDEIERRLRNVKHPEKHLKGWLARYSKLATSADQGAVLK; from the coding sequence ATGAGAAGTGATAAAATCAAAAAAGGGATGCAAAGAGCCCCTCATCGTTCCCTTCTAAGGGCTTGCGGTGTGACCGATGCTGAAATGGGAAGGCCATTTATAGGGGTGGCCAACAGCTTTACAGACATAGTACCCGGACATATTCATTTGAAACAGATTGCAGAGGCCGTTAAACTGGGGATAAGTCAGGCAGGAGGTGTTCCTTTCGAGTTCAATACCATGGCTATCTGCGATGGAATTGCCATGAATCATGAGGGAATGCGTTATTCATTGGCCAGCCGTGAACTGGTAGCGGACACTGTAGAGAGCATGGTACAGGCCCACAGCCTGGATGCACTGGTACTCATACCCACTTGTGATAAAATCGTGCCTGGGATGCTGATGGCAGCTGCCAGACTGGACATACCATCCATTATGGTAACTGGTGGACCAATGCTTCCCGGAGAGTACAAGGGCGAGGCAGTTGATCTTATAAATGTTTTCGAAGCAGTGGGGAAAGTTTCTGCTGGTAAGATGAGTGAAGAAGAATTAGGTGAGCTGGAACGCTGCGCCTGCCCTGGTGCAGGATCATGTGCCGGACTTTTCACTGCCAACAGTATGGCCTGCTTAACTGAGGCCATGGGGATGAGCCTACCCTACTGTGCTACCACCCATGCTGTGGACTCCAAAAAAATACATTTAGCCCGGGAATCCGGTGGTAAAATTATGGAACTGTTGGAGAAAGATATCACTCCCTCCATGATTATGACCCAGGAAGCCTTCTCTAATGCCGTGGTGGTGGATCTGGCACTGGGAGGATCCACCAACACTGCACTGCACTTGCCAGCCATTGCCCACGAACTTAAAGATAAAGGAGTTGAAGTTAGCCTGGACCTTTTTGACAAGTTGAGCAAGGAAATACCCCACCTTGCCTCTATCAGTCCTTCAGGAAAACATTCCATGCTTGATCTGGACAATGCTGGAGGAATTCCTGCGGTTTTGAAGGTTTTGGGAGATAAGATCATGGGAGACGCCCTGACCTGTACGGGTAACACTCTACAGGAGAACATAGCCTCATCCCCTGTAAGGGACAGTACAGTTATAAGGCCCCTGAACAATCCCGTTCACCAGGAAGGTGGAATAGCAATCCTGAAGGGTAGTTTAGCTCCTGATGGTTCTGTGGTGAAACAGGCTGCAGTTAAGGAAGATATTTTAACCCATGAAGGCCCAGCCAAAGTCTTCAACAGTGAAGAAGAATGTGTTGAAGCCATCTTCCAGGGTAAAATCCAGGAAGGGGATGTGCTGGTTATCCGTTACGAAGGTCCCCGGGGAGGTCCGGGTATGAGAGAAATGCTGAATCCCACCTCAGCCATATCTGGAATAGGTCTTGAATCAGTAGCCCTGATAACCGATGGAAGATTCTCTGGAGGTACCAGAGGCCCCTGCATAGGACATGTTTCTCCAGAAGCCATGGCTAACGGACCCATAGCTGTTGTAAATGATGGGGATATAATAAAGATCGATATTCCTCAAAGGAAATTAGAATTGCTGGTGGAAACAGATGAAATTGAAAGAAGGCTCCGAAATGTCAAGCACCCTGAAAAGCATCTTAAAGGTTGGCTGGCTCGATACAGTAAACTAGCAACCTCTGCAGACCAGGGAGCTGTTCTAAAATAG
- a CDS encoding MgtC/SapB family protein — MDSLFLLKFLISLALGALIGIERERKQEGAEFAGMRTFIFIAILGTISAYVSQFFPYFWIVAFAGLVVLVGLSYLVTTRKDGDVGITTEVVALLTFGLGVICFTDEGLQIAPIFAIIITALLAFKPQLHKFAHRISEKELINTLKFLIIAFVILPLLPNEVIGPLEVFNPYQIWLMVVFISAISFTGYILMKFIGPEKGLGATGIIGGLVSSTAVVTSMAARVKESELLMKAAVFAAVVASSMMFLRMLFEVSVINPSLLVELSAPMLLMGILGIMLGIIIWKRADVKHMDSKIKLDNPFSLKPALIFGALFLGVLFLSKVANIYLGSSGVYIASIISGVADVDAITISMALLAPETITNNTAVTAITLAAMSNTVFKFFIALFLGSRKFARNVGLIFLILIMVGVVAIIFL; from the coding sequence ATGGACAGTCTTTTTCTATTGAAGTTTCTAATCTCCCTGGCACTGGGGGCTTTAATTGGGATTGAAAGGGAAAGAAAACAGGAAGGCGCTGAATTTGCCGGCATGAGAACCTTCATTTTTATAGCCATATTGGGCACAATTTCGGCTTATGTTTCCCAATTTTTCCCCTATTTCTGGATAGTGGCCTTTGCCGGGTTGGTGGTTCTGGTGGGTTTGAGTTACTTGGTGACAACTCGTAAAGATGGGGATGTGGGTATAACCACCGAGGTAGTTGCATTATTAACCTTTGGATTGGGTGTTATCTGTTTCACAGATGAAGGTCTTCAAATAGCTCCCATTTTTGCCATTATTATCACTGCTTTACTGGCATTCAAACCACAACTACACAAATTCGCCCATCGTATAAGTGAAAAAGAGCTTATTAACACCCTTAAATTTCTCATAATAGCCTTTGTAATATTACCTCTACTTCCCAATGAAGTTATAGGGCCTCTGGAAGTATTTAATCCCTACCAGATATGGTTGATGGTGGTTTTCATTTCCGCCATAAGTTTCACCGGTTACATACTCATGAAGTTTATAGGTCCTGAGAAGGGTTTAGGAGCAACTGGAATCATAGGGGGTTTGGTGTCAAGTACAGCAGTAGTAACATCTATGGCTGCAAGAGTGAAAGAATCTGAACTCTTGATGAAGGCCGCAGTATTCGCTGCGGTGGTTGCCAGTTCTATGATGTTTCTTAGAATGCTCTTTGAGGTTTCAGTTATCAACCCCTCCCTTTTAGTTGAATTATCTGCCCCAATGCTCTTGATGGGCATTCTGGGAATAATGCTGGGAATTATCATTTGGAAACGTGCTGATGTTAAGCACATGGATTCCAAAATCAAACTGGACAACCCCTTCTCTTTGAAACCTGCCCTGATATTCGGAGCCCTTTTCCTGGGAGTTCTCTTCTTATCGAAGGTAGCTAACATCTATCTGGGAAGTAGCGGTGTATACATTGCCAGTATAATTTCTGGAGTGGCTGATGTGGATGCTATTACCATCAGCATGGCCTTACTCGCTCCTGAAACCATTACAAACAACACAGCAGTGACTGCCATTACTCTGGCTGCCATGTCTAACACTGTTTTTAAGTTTTTCATAGCCCTCTTTTTAGGAAGCAGAAAATTCGCACGAAATGTGGGGTTGATTTTTTTAATCCTTATAATGGTAGGGGTAGTCGCCATCATATTTTTATAA